The Penaeus chinensis breed Huanghai No. 1 chromosome 39, ASM1920278v2, whole genome shotgun sequence genome has a segment encoding these proteins:
- the LOC125046886 gene encoding uncharacterized protein LOC125046886, protein MNDLLIERYAEVFRCPASEQLPGPRGSVGSVGRGPSCRGCIGPTGLSGDKSAVDPCQFGLSLKGGARTRCLAAQLDAETRAAFPGRPSGGAKSLRLAVSLLALLLSGRSRGDDVGWFHAPGPDKRFVESGIVLMSVPFSRIRCAAYCRLKPTCVSFNYNAGGASVCELLTSAAVRDSELSADSGWTYYQQRYPKWQRIQDPCASSPCPADSVCVSYEQPIYQKFKYDLDFYMCSRHAWLLGERDAGRTNCKHIMDYGKDYYIQNMPGWTAVQKPFEVAFQNCLNVGCRGLLCVNIEFGTDVCYMKDWSNEPGVLLPMQFTFNPSDPWVFWYPECI, encoded by the exons ATGAACGACCTATTGATTGAAAGATACGCCGAGGTGTTCCGCTGCCCGGCCTCAGAGCAGCTGCCAGGACCGAGGGGTTCGGTCGGGTCAGTTGGGCGCGGTCCGTCGTGCCGAGGATG TATAGGCCCAACAGGCCTTTCTGGCGATAAGAGCGCAGTAGACCCATGCCAGTTCGGCCTCAGCCTGAAGGGTGGGGCTCGAACGCGATGCCTAGCAGCGCAGCTCGACGCCGAAACCCGGGCAGCTTTCCCGGGC AGGCCATCAGGAGGAGCGAAGTCTCTGCGGCTGGCGGTGTCTCTGCTGGCGCTGCTGCTCTCGGGTCGCAGCCGCGGGGACGACGTCGGCTGGTTCCACGCCCCAG GGCCGGACAAGCGGTTCGTCGAGAGCGGCATCGTCCTCATGTCGGTGCCCTTCAGCCGCATCAGGTGTGCCGCCTACTGCAGACTGAAGCCGACTTGCGTGTCCTTTAATTACAACG CAGGAGGAGCATCCGTGTGCGAGCTCCTGACCTCGGCCGCAGTCCGGGACTCCGAACTGAGCGCGGACTCGGGCTGGACTTACTACCAGCAGCGTTACCCCAAGTGGCAGCGCATACAG GACCCATGTGCGAGCAGCCCTTGCCCCGCAGACAGCGTGTGCGTGAGCTACGAGCAGCCCATCTACCAGAAGTTCAAGTACGACCTCGACTTCTACATGTGTTCGCGCCATGCCTGGCTCCTCGGCGAGCGCGACGCAGGACGGACAA ACTGCAAGCATATAATGGACTACGGAAAAGACTACTACATTCAAAACATGCCTGGCTGGACGGCTGTTCAAAAGCCTTTCGAAGTGGCTTTTCAGAATTGCCTGAACGTTGGATGCCGTGGCTTGCTGTGCGTAAACATAGAATTCGGGACCG ACGTTTGCTACATGAAGGACTGGAGCAATGAACCCGGCGTGCTGCTTCCCATGCAATTCACCTTCAACCCGAGCGACCCATGGGTCTTCTGGTATCCCGAATGCATTTGA